A section of the Enterobacter sp. C2 genome encodes:
- the gntR gene encoding gluconate operon transcriptional repressor GntR has product MKKKRPVLQDVADRVGVTKMTVSRFLRNPEQVSVALRGKIAAVLDELGYIPNRAPDILSNATSRAIGVLLPSLTNQVFAEVLRGVESVTDAHGYQTMLAHYGYKPEMEEERLESMLSWNIDGLILTERSHTPRTLKMIEVAGIPVVELMDSCSPCLDIAVGFDNFDAARQMTAAIVARGHHHVAYLGARLDERTIIKQQGYEQAMRDAGLTPYSVMMEQSSSYSSGIELMRQARREYPQLNGIFCTNDDLAVGAAFECQRLGLKIPDDMAIAGFHGHDIGQVMEPQLASVLTPRERMGRIGAERLLARIRGEVVTPKMLDLGFTLSPGGSI; this is encoded by the coding sequence ATGAAAAAGAAAAGACCCGTACTTCAGGACGTTGCAGATCGCGTTGGCGTGACCAAAATGACCGTCAGCCGTTTTTTACGCAACCCGGAGCAAGTCTCCGTGGCGCTGCGTGGCAAAATTGCAGCGGTGCTGGACGAGCTGGGCTACATTCCTAATCGCGCACCTGACATCCTCTCAAACGCTACCAGCCGCGCTATCGGCGTGCTGCTTCCCTCTCTGACCAACCAGGTGTTCGCTGAAGTGCTGCGCGGCGTCGAAAGCGTCACCGATGCCCACGGCTACCAGACCATGCTGGCCCACTACGGCTACAAGCCAGAGATGGAGGAGGAGCGGCTGGAGTCAATGCTGTCGTGGAACATCGACGGTCTGATCCTTACCGAGCGTAGCCATACGCCGCGGACCCTAAAGATGATCGAGGTGGCGGGTATTCCGGTAGTGGAGCTGATGGACAGCTGCTCGCCGTGTCTCGACATCGCCGTTGGCTTTGATAACTTCGATGCTGCCCGGCAGATGACCGCGGCCATCGTGGCGCGCGGCCATCACCATGTCGCCTATCTTGGTGCACGCCTCGACGAACGTACTATTATCAAACAGCAGGGGTATGAGCAGGCGATGCGCGACGCCGGCCTGACGCCGTACAGCGTGATGATGGAGCAATCCTCGTCGTACTCATCCGGCATTGAACTGATGCGCCAGGCGCGCCGCGAATATCCGCAGCTCAACGGTATTTTTTGTACCAACGATGACCTTGCGGTGGGGGCGGCGTTCGAGTGCCAACGTTTAGGATTAAAAATCCCGGATGACATGGCGATTGCCGGTTTCCACGGCCATGATATTGGCCAGGTGATGGAGCCTCAGCTGGCGAGCGTGCTGACGCCGCGTGAGCGCATGGGCCGCATTGGTGCCGAACGCCTGCTGGCGCGTATTCGTGGTGAGGTCGTGACGCCGAAAATGTTAGATTTAGGTTTCACATTGTCACCAGGTGGATCTATTTAG